Proteins found in one Stigmatopora nigra isolate UIUO_SnigA chromosome 15, RoL_Snig_1.1, whole genome shotgun sequence genomic segment:
- the atf7ip2 gene encoding activating transcription factor 7 interacting protein 2 has protein sequence MKRPHPRSASSGTCDEKIEFAQSELQMLVKEEVHNAVRQNNIKLQVLAETIQQMQRDMDFEGSIQQLEARVEKITHRAERVLSAMKSEKKFRRLLTSVVDEEVVIIDDETVPKKKIKSEIGNKLDVAETTAEELNSQKEAVMTALANLCKMRSPSPQPSRTQPPSIESEPPNAQIKEEPVSPCRSSSSPHTNPATESTLAHLCKTQPFPTPEREPCGKPPTMQMKKSMAPGCSNDSLQTNPNKNELSYPPLPMNPFPSNLPMTALSYNIPSKLTVSMAFIKMPASISVMWNGNEKELSQPPMESYSVFLTVEKIKGSDVFPEWRLLGNVAARTLPQYITITKYKPGHKLCVAVTGKDIFGRYGPYSDVVNAVLPQLS, from the exons ATGAAACGGCCTCATCCCCGGTCAGCTTCCTCGGGAACCTGTGATGAAAAGATCGAATTCGCCCAATCTGAA CTTCAGATGCTGGTGAAGGAGGAGGTCCATAATGCAGTGAGACAGAATAATATTAAGCTGCAGGTTTTAGCCGAAACTATTCAACAGATGCAACGTGACATGGATTTTGAAGGGTCTATCCAACAACTTGAG GCTAGAGTTGAGAAAATCACACACAGAGCAGAAAGAGTACTCTCTGCAATGAAGTCAGAGAAAAAG TTTCGGCGTTTGCTGACATCTGTTGTCGATGAAGAAGTCGTAAT CATAGATGATGAAACTGTACCAAAGA AAAAAATTAAGAGCGAAATTGGGAACAAGTTG GATGTGGCAGAGACTACTGCAGAGGAGTTAAATTCACAAAAAGAAG CTGTAATGACTGCCTTAGCCAACCTATGTAAGATGCGATCTCCTTCTCCTCAACCGTCTCGTACTCAACCTCCGAGTATTGAGAGTGAG CCGCCGAATGCACAAATAAAAGAGGAACCTGTCTCTCCTTGCCGAAGTAGCAGCTCCCCTCACACAAATCCAGCTACAGAGAGCACCCTAGCTCACCTTTGCAAAACACAGCCATTTCCTACTCCCGAGAGAGAG CCCTGTGGGAAGCCACCCACTATGCAGATGAAGAAATCTATGGCCCCGGGCTGCAGCAACGACTCCCTTCAAACAAACCCAAACAAG AATGAACTTTCATATCCTCCGCTACCCATGAACCCTTTTCCATCAAATTTGCCCATGACGGCTCTGTCGTACAACATCCCCTCCAAGCTGACTGTCTCCATGGCTTTCATCAAAATGCCGGCTAGCATCTCTGTGATGTGGAATGGAAATGAAAAAGAGCTCTCTCAACCACCAATGGAAAGTTACAG CGTTTTCCTGACCGTGGAAAAAATCAAAGGAAGTGACGTTTTCCCAGAATGGAGACTGTTGGGCAACGTGGCTGCCAGAACTCTGCCTCAGTACATTACCATCACCAAGTACAAACCAGGCCACAAGCTGTGTGTTGCTGTGACGGGGAAAGACATTTTTGGACGATATGGACCCTATAGTGATGTTGTAAATGCAGTCTTACCACAACTCTCTTAG